The following are from one region of the Nicotiana tabacum cultivar K326 chromosome 3, ASM71507v2, whole genome shotgun sequence genome:
- the LOC107774788 gene encoding uncharacterized protein LOC107774788: MALQILGKVSSRVRLFVIGALDSQVDIYNKIIRINVKWQPPPRGWFKVNIDGTFKSNYLEGGISGVICDYKGQWRIGYHKKIQATSPIKTELQAFRHALQLIIREHIFPIEVETDATEVIRFLQDDYPTYNNLIYECRRLMEEASRQGTITLKHSFREGNMMAHLLAKAALVQRSYNKLCIYVLPPEFVIDVYDKDQDGYIYVRSCSRDQCGHIIALGNDNALQGIILAYDGICINDNVNGHDP; the protein is encoded by the exons ATGGCACTTCAAATACTTGGAAAAGTCTCTTCAAGGGTTAGACTGTTTGTAATAGGGGCATTAGATAGCCA GGTCGATATTTACAACAAAATCATAAGGATTAATGTAAAATGGCAGCCACCACCAAGAGGTTGGTTTAAGGTTAATATTGATGGTACCTTCAAAAGCAACTATCTGGAAGGAGGTATAAGCGGAGTCATTTGTGATTACAAGGGACAATGGCGGATAGGATACCACAAGAAAATTCAAGCAACATCACCAATAAAAACAGAACTTCAAGCATTTCGGCATGCACTTCAACTAATTATCAGGGAACACATATTCCCAATTGAAGTAGAAACTGATGCCACAGAGGTCATACGTTTTCTTCAGGATGATTACCCAACTTACAATAACTTAATTTATGAATGCAGACGGTTAATGGAAGAGGCATCGAGGCAGGGCACAATCACATTGAAGCATAGCTTCCGTGAAGGGAATATGATGGCTCATCTTTTGGCGAAAGCAGCACTAGTGCAACGTAGCTACAATAAATTATGTATCTATGTTTTACCACCTGAATTTGTTATAGATGTCTATGACAAAGATCAGGATGGATATATATATGTTAGAAGTTGTTCTAGGGACCAATGTGGTCATATAATTGCTTTAGGTAATGACAATGCCTTACAAGGCATAATATTAGCCTATGATGGCATATGTATTAATGACAATGTTAACGGGCATGATCCCTAG